Part of the Falco rusticolus isolate bFalRus1 chromosome 2, bFalRus1.pri, whole genome shotgun sequence genome is shown below.
TCAGCACCAGACACAATCAAGAGTTTGGGACCCAACTTGTTCTGCCTGGTTGGTTTATGAAGCATTCAGGGTTGAGAAACTGCTTAGGCTGGAGTCCTCCACTGTCGAATGCGTCCTGATGAGATACACAATCTTTTCTCATAGGCACAAAAGGTTTTCCTTCACAACCTTGCTTACACTTGTACTGCATAACAAAATATGGTTAAAATTCACTtccacagaatcatagaatcacagaatggtttagCTTGGAAAGgacttaaagatcatctagttccaacccgCTTGCCGTCAGCAAGGATACCTTCCAacagaccaggttgctccaagccccatccagcctggccttgaacactcccagggatggggcatccgcAGCTTCCccgggcaacctgttccagggtctcaccgccctcacagtgaagaatttctttctaaaatctaatctaaatctatcctctttcagcttaaaaccattacccaTTTCCTTCTGAATGCTCTTCCTCTCACTTCTGGCAAACGTTGCATTGtcaaacatattttcatttagtCATAAGCGATCATTCCAGGCGTCCCTCTCCACTGCCTGCACTCTCTTTATTGTTTCTATACAAGGTATTAAGGATAGTGCGTCCTGACATGGGTCTCTGATATGACGAGGGAGCAATCTTCAGACACTAAGTTATTCTAATATTTAAAGAGAGGTTTTCACCGGCTATGAACATTTTAGGGACAACCTATCAAGATCCCTCTGAACAGTAGCCAACCTTCCAGCAGATCAGCTGCTCCTCTTGGCTGGTGCTCATGTCAGATCCTATGTGAAAAGATGGGGGTTAATACTTTTGCAAGCATACTCGAAGTGTTATAATAGGTGGTCAAACTGTATAACATGCAATTAAGTCTCAGAGTctctcagaaaaacagaatatcCCAGCCATTGAACCAGCAAATGTATTTACCATTGAGCAGATAAAGGCCCCAGAAAAGAGGCTGAGGATGAAATCTCTAAATACTGCTCCCtgaaagaaataggaaataaaCAACTGCAAAAGGATTTCctcacttaaaaagaaaacctaaccTCTACAGGGCAAGATATCAAAACTCCCGGTTGTGTTGAAAACCATAGCCCTGGGAGGAAATGATGTATAAATCCTAACTCCCTTaccatgggaaagaaaataacatccATCATGCATGGATtgaatgcagaaagaaaatgaaaacataatgaTTTCCTTAGAGGAATGGCAAACAGATGCAGAAGAATTAAATGTTCGAGAGGTAGAAGTCAAAGCTCCTGGAGAGGTGGTAGCTTACGCATGCTGATCCACTGCAGAGGCTTGGCACAAGAATGCAAGAAACAGGTAAGACACCTAGAAGcacatctgcaaaacagaaaaataaagagccTGCATCTTTAATTACCAACACTGAcatgagaaagcagaaggagCTAGAAAGTGTCCCAAGATGTAGTAAAAATTGGTTTATAGAGAAAAACCAACataaagaaacagtttaaacTTAATTCATAGATGTAATATTGAGTAATCTTAAGAGGAAAAGTTTCATCAGTCACCATTAAAACCAAACTATAAAAACCTAGTGGCcttgatagattttttttgttttacagggTGATCGACTGACAGACAACAACTTGAAAAGCAGTAGCCAGACTCAGGGATAGAACTGTCGATTTCACTAATGTTCTTTTAAGCAAATGTGTAAATACCAGAAGGAATCTAGGAGGGCTATCAAGAAGGCAAAAAGTTTAAAGCAGTGGGGAAACTAATTAAGTGCTATCAGCACTGAAGTATCAGTAGTTAGCAGCATAGCATATCAGTAGTTAAAGGCTGAGGTGATTGTGGAATAAGTCTGTGTATACAAAGGTTTGAGGTCTGAAAGGCACAGTGAACAGTACAATATTATGATTTAACCACAACAGAAGAAATaccaaaggaaaattacttACCTACATATTAGAGGATACTCATACCTCTCCAATAACCACTCTTTACAACTatattcttttgtttctaagaATTAACCCTATAAAATTCATGATCCTGGGTAATGAACACTATAATTAATGTATTATGTATGATTAATTTccttactttaaagaaaaggaagggaaaagatggCAAAGAGTGTGTATAAAGGTATCAGCTGCTGATTTAAAAAGTATAAAGTTACCCTGTTTATTGTAGAGAATATGAGGAAACAACTAATGGAGGATTGGAAAAAAGTGGCTAAGTATACTGGAAGCTCCTATGAAGGAAAATATCTGGGGAACAAAGTTCACTATTAATAACAATCTTCTGTAATCTTCTCttctgaaggaaacagaaaattgagCACCTCGTTCCAATCCTATAGATAGTGATCTATGTATGTTATGTGTATgcatgtttggttttatttataagtATCCCTTTATGCATTTACAATAGATACCGCAAAACACTGGGAGAGATGAATTGTTAATGAGCTCACATAAACCCTCCTATGAGATCTGAGTCTAATCACAAAGATCTTCAGTATGTCTGCTACCTTCTTCACCGTCTCACTAGTGAGACTAACAAAGGATTTGTAAAATTGTCAGCAAATGAATACCTCGCTAATATAGTCACAGAAGTGTTATCAATCACGAAGGTTATGAACAATTGAACATTATTCATTTCTGAGCCTACTGTACATCTAAAAAGAGAATGTTTTCTTCTAACAGTGCCTTCAAGACCCCAGGGCCGCTACATGTCAAAATATGTTCAATTGTAATGTTGTTTATACTGATTGTTAAATACTGTGCATGTTTACATGTGGTGTACCTCCTGCTGATGACAACACCCTGTCACAGCATGGACTCACGAGCTCCACAACACCTGGGAGGCAAAAGCAGATGTTGCCACAGCACTGCCTCATCAGTGAATGGTCAGTTGCTGCAATGGGGCTGGCAGATGGGTGTAAAAGTACTCATCTCCTTGGTTCTTACATAAAGCCCAGCATCAAGATCTGCTATGGGTTGTCATTTACCCTATCTTGCCCATGACAGTGGTCCACCTAGGTCCGGAGTCCACACATCTGGTCCATATCTCTCCAAACTGGCCACAAGGATATTATAAGAGACCATGCTGAAACCTTGCTAAATGAGGGTGAATCACCACTACCATTCTGCCTTCATCCACTGAAACAGTCTTCCCAGCATCTCACAATAGAAAGCAATCAGCCTGATCTggcacaatttgcccttggTAAATCTATGCTAGCTGTTTCCAATCACCTTTTGTTCTTCACATGCATGATAATGGCTTCCAGAAGGATTTGCCCCTTAATCGTCACATGTTTTGAGGTGTGGCTGATCATCCTTCAGCTCCCTGGGCCTTCATTGCCCTTCTTAAGGATGGGCATGACATctgcctttttccagtcaccaggGATGACTCCTGCTTGCCATGACCTAGCTGTTCTTGGGGTAGAGACAGGAGGCTCAACCAGCCATCCCTACCTCTCTCCATTGAGATCAGGAGCATTTTGCTTAACATTAGTCCCCATCTGGGAGACTAGTATTAAGGCAGTTCCCTTTCCTGCCCAAGATGTTTGGCTGCCTCTCCTTCTTTTAAACTAGTTCCACACAATCTGTCCTTGATCACCTCATAGCTATAAAGACTAAGCAAAGCCTGAGCAAATGTGACCTTCAGGGGGACACGAGCAGAACGGGATTATTCAAGtactcttctggttttgttgatAACAGAGTTTGCAGTTAAGTCTCATGTCTGCTTGACAACATATGcatcttttatatatataggtatatcTGTGTGTATGCATAAGTATACGCCTGCCAGTATTGGCTGAAGAGGACTGGCCAGCAACAGATGGTAGAAGAGGATCATTGAAGCAGGGATTAGCCCTTTCACCTAGTTATTGGCAGTCCAGGGCAGCAGTTCCCAAGCTACGCTGCTTGGGAACCTCCAGGGCTATGGCTGCTCTTACTTCCAGAGCCAGGCTCGCAGCGCCGCATTTGGGAGTTCCTCTAACAGCATGCTGGGTCTCTGGCCGTGCAGTGCAGGAGGCTGGACTTGCTGTGGTTCCTCTGGCTTAAGGGTTTcatcaaagcaaacagaagcagcttgcCAGCTACCTTGACTTCAAGGGGCTGAACTGAGGGCATGTGGGAAACTGCCAGAGAGAAGCTAGTGATCAGAGAGGaaatgctgccagcagctcacTCCCGTGCTGGGAGGTGTTCATGCACAGAAAATCATCCAGAAGAAATGATAGCAGTAACCATGACAATGTCAGCAGCATGGCACTAGCAGGGCTTCCTCAGGGATTAACACTGTTCTGTACTGAGAGCGTATCTCCCTTCTTCTGATGTGCACTGTTGATTCACTGGTAGTCCATGTTTGTTTTATCTTCCCCAAAGCAGAGCTACCTGAGAAATTGCTTTCTCTGCAAATTGCTTAGGCAGGTCTacctgtaaaatgaaaatattttttacagagTCTGTCCCAGCTCATGTGCTTATGGAGCACTCTGCATCACAAGTTTACCCTAATCCTCCTCCCTTGGATGTCCCCATCATAGCCAGGAACCGCTGCTGACTGAAGCTGAAGTTGTTTCATTTCACTGAGCACACTGCGATTTTCCAAGGTGTGACTCAGTCTTTCAGTTAGGTGTCAGCATGTGCTATTtgctagaaataaaatcaacattaattaactctgctttctttttttttttttttttagtaagttttTGTCTTGTCCTGCTCCAGATCATGAATGAGGAGCCAGGTGGTCCTGGCTGTGTATGAGGACCTGCTTCTGGCAGCAAGGGGTTGGTCACTAACAAGCATCATGATCCTGGtggatgaaaaagcaaagataaacCATGGCCACTAAGCAACCTGACAGGCCTTTCGCACTGCCTGCTCAGTGCTCAGCCTCTCGTGCCCATATCAGCCCAGGgaattatcattattattattattattattattattattattattattattattgttgttgttgttgttgttaatattgttaatattatataaaaatcatcatcatcatcattctTTTGCAGAGCTCATCTTTACTTTTCTGTCTGGGTCAATAAAGACTGACCTGCATCAATGTTTACCCCTAGGAAAGCACAGCAGTGCTCTTTTACAATATAAAAACTGCAGCAATAAGCATAAAGAATAATACTCCACATCTGACAGGATGACTGATGTAAGCTGTCAGCCAATATTTGACTTTCCAGGTGAGATTAGATTTGGCATTAAATGCAATATAAACATAAAGCATGCAGTACAAGGCACTTATTTAACAGGCAATTGCCTACAGCCTTGTGCAGGCTGAAGGCTACTTAAGTTTAAGATATCTCTGCTCCGTTTGAGAGTATCATCATACTATCCAGTGGAGTTTTAAAACCCTGAGTGCTATCGTGAATCTCATTAGCGAAGGGCACAGGAAAGGTAAGTTTCTTTTGGTAATTCTTTATTTCCTACTCAAAAAGAATAGCAATTTTTGTTCTCaatcaaagaaaaagcagagaaaaagtttCAAGGCAGcttgtatttgtattttgcttATAGCTTGCTTACTTTCAGTAATTACCTTTATCCCCTATGTCTGAGTATGTGTAAGTGTAGAATTGCAGAGGGACCTACGTGCATCTGTACCTGTGTCCTTCTATGTGCATGTGCCTGTTCTATGCACACTGATATCGCAAGGCTAGTCCAACAGGCAGAGGAAGGTAGATTGCTGAACTCCAGTTCGAAAGACACCACAATTTCTTATTAGTGATGAAAATTCACTGCCTCttaccacaggctgcagtgagTTTCTCATTGCTTGAAGACTGCACTGAGATTAAGTGACTTTTTTTGGAAGCTTTGCCACATGTTGTAGGGCTTGGTTGGCTCAAAAGCATTGAAGGGCAGGTGTTATATAAAAAGGTGAATTTTCAGTCAGTTATCAGACTGAAATGCTGTACCacaccttttgctttctgcaggctAGCATACTGCACTCCCGTCACACTCTCCTCtttatgaaagacagaaaaggacaGTGGCTTTTCTCAGAGCTTATTGAGAGCTCATTTACTGGAGTCGGTATGTGATAGTTTCTGCCCCAGACCTAGCTCAGTACAAGCAGGACCAGATGGATCAGCACAGTGACTGGATCAGGGGACTATGTGGACTGACAAGTAATCAGTTGCTGAGCAGGTCTCTCCCTCATCTATCCCTCTTccggccccccccccctcccctaTGAACTGTTGAAGTGTTAACAGCCTGGCATCCTCAGCAGGGTCCCTCTCCCACCATTTTCCCCTCTGATAGTGACACTATCTACGCTGAAACCCAGCCTTCGAGAAAGaccattaaaaacaacagcTCCTAACACTCCCCGGTGCAGGGGTACCCTCACTGTGTCCATATGGTGCTGGACCAGCCTTGCCCCTGAGCAGGACTAAGCTCTGTGGCAGGAGTGAGCTGGAGGGTCACGTCTCCTGTGGGATGGAGATCTGattcatgtttttctgaacaACAGGTGGGTCTGACTGTGGCATGCTTTGGGGTAGCTGGCCCTAATGACCAATGAGGCTATTCCAGGTATGGGGGTTCtgcctccttctccctccccagtcTATCAGGCTACCATTTAGGAGTTAGCTGTCTGGCTGTTACGCTCCCACAGATTCATTTGCGCTTGCATGGGTACCACAGCCTTCACACCAGATGTAATGTCTGAGACCAAATGGGAAAGGGTGTCAGGTCACCTCCATCCCTAAGAGatcctgggcagctggctggAGTGCCACTGTGCCAGCTCTTACAGGATCCGATATGTACTTTGTATTCTTCTGGTGTCAAAATGCTTCTTCACTTGGTGTTTTGCCTCAGTAGGGAAGGCAGTGTGCCTTGACCTCTGTAATGTGGGTCATGGGAGCCCATGCTCACTGGTCTTCACCAAGGTATACTTGGCTTCCCGAAGACTGAAAGTGACATGAGTGAGGACAGGAGTAAGGCTTCCCTGGGTCTCTGAACATATTGAACCACTCAGAGACGGGGATTCTCAGCTGATCTAAAATTGTTACTGCACTTTCAAGTGGCAGGTGGCAGGTGTTATTAGTTAATTGTCATAATGCAGGCAAAAGAAATCAATGTAACTGTATAGGTATTTGATTAAAGTAAGTATCATGTTGTCTTTAGTAGCTGTAACTCACAAGGATGGCTGAAATACAAAACTTCACTTGGGCAGTGGAAGATATTTTCAAGGAAACCTTTCTCACTTACATGAATGGCTGGAGGAAAAACATGACGGAAGCAGCAGATAAATTGCAAGCCAAGGTTGATGCTGAAAACTTTGACTATGTTATCCTTTATTTGATGGTGATGATTGGGATGTTCTCCTTCATCATTGTGGCGATCTTGGTGAGTACCGTGAAATCAAAGAGGCGAGAGCACTCCAATGACCCCTATCATCAGTACATTGTTGAGGACTGGGGTGAGAAGTACAAAACCCAGGTTCTGAATCGAGACGATCTCAAGTGTGTGATCCATGAAAATTTGGGTGCAAGGGACAAAACAACCCCTGGATCACCTTGACTTTTTGGAAACACCAGCAAAAAGGACATCATAAAGCCACGTGCAGGGAACTCACTGGAATTCCAAATAGCTGTGAAACTGTTCATTACATTAACAGACAGGTCAATGCAGAATGGGGTGCTGAAGAAATCAACATTACTGTTTCCCATGAAGACTTTGGCACAGCTGCTCAGGGAACACCCCAAAAAATTGCATtattgtgttttgctttgatattctgttcttcaggaaaataaaacgAAGATAATGagtaacttgatttttttagcattttttaaatccagaagCAGACGTGGATGTTCCCACCTCAGAATAACTGTGATTAAGTGGTCAAAAGTTCTGATTTAGATCCAAACTGTGTTACTTCAGGccatcttaaaaataacttgaaaatgtacagtaaaatatcaaaatgtCCACCTATCAACTGAACAATGTGTTATGGGATGAATCATAGGAGGTAACCTCTACCTACACACATTCAttccaaaccatttttttaatgatctggCTCCCATTTTGATTTCATTATTCATTGGCAGCAAAGACTGACTCATGGCCTTCTGACAAGGCCTGTTTTATAGAAGAAGAGCTGCTAAACTAGCAGTCTTATCTAGGAGCATGTCCTGGTTATCTAGGGCAGCTTCCAGAGGTTCATCATTTGTCCTCAAGTACATAGCTGGCCAAGctgcctcttctgctgctccttggtTCTCCAGAACAATCTGTCTACCTGGGATGCAAGCTGGGAGATGGAAGCACTGGTTACATCCCATCAACCAGGGCTCAGCATAAACCACTGAGATCCTGCCTTCTGGCTTTCAGAGCAGGGATTTATACCCCAGCTATCAAGGCTGTCCCATTGCCATGCTTCCTAAGGCATTCCCACATTTGGTACCAGTTTATATTGGCTAGGAAATGGGTTTTCAAGCTGGTCTCTCTTatcctgtgctgctgaagtATCACAGCGCTGGCTCTCACGGAATAATTAGAAGCAGAACTGGTGACACTTTCGTATTAAAACGTGCTTCATTTTTTGAGACTTGGGATTTGGCTCCGATTCATG
Proteins encoded:
- the KCNE2 gene encoding potassium voltage-gated channel subfamily E member 2, which translates into the protein MAEIQNFTWAVEDIFKETFLTYMNGWRKNMTEAADKLQAKVDAENFDYVILYLMVMIGMFSFIIVAILVSTVKSKRREHSNDPYHQYIVEDWGEKYKTQVLNRDDLKCVIHENLGARDKTTPGSP